From the genome of Vigna angularis cultivar LongXiaoDou No.4 chromosome 11, ASM1680809v1, whole genome shotgun sequence, one region includes:
- the LOC108333197 gene encoding E3 SUMO-protein ligase MMS21 translates to MASTSHGSGGVSARMRNAASTFCSDSQPLIADIRKTVLLMKDIAVQLEKDNLLDKVKELEDAVIELVGLSELSVQFSSAVQVFANRYQPGEEFTNFSKLFEDELSEFKANQSSDLPKHPLIRQFKEAVWNVHHSGQPMPGEEQEDIVMTSTQSNILNVNCPLTGKPITELVEPVRSMECRHIYENKVIMQYLKSNQQRGRCPISGCPRILQADKLVQDPLLLIEIDEMRKMNKETEVEDYTMLEED, encoded by the exons ATGGCGTCAACTTCCCATGGCAGCGGTGGCGTCTCTGCACGAATGAGGAACGCCGCTTCCACCTTCTGCTCCGACTCTCAGCCGCTTATCGCC GATATCCGAAAAACCGTGCTTCTGATGAAGGACATCGCAGTTCAATTGGAGAAAGACAACCTCCTTGATaag GTGAAGGAGCTTGAAGATGCGGTTATTGAGTTAGTCGGGTTATCTGAACTAAGTGTGCAATTTTCATCCGCGGTTCAAGTTTTTGCCAACAGATACCAACCTGGAGAAGAG TTCACTAATTTTAGTAAGCTGTTTGAGGATGAGCTTTCCGAGTTTAAGGCCAACCAATCTTCAGATCTTCCTAAACATCCTTTAATACGCCAGTTTAAGGAAGCTGTGTGG AATGTTCATCATTCGGGCCAGCCAATGCCAGGTGAAGAGCAAGAAGATATTGTAATGACCAGTACGCAgtctaatattttaaatgttaattgtCCATTGACTGGAAAGCCTATCACTGAGCTTGTAGAGCCAGTTCGCAG CATGGAGTGTAGGCACATTTACGAAAACAAAGTAATTATGCAATATTTGAAGTCAAATCAACAACGTGGTCGATGCCCAATATCAG GTTGCCCAAGGATATTGCAGGCAGATAAGCTGGTGCAAGATCCGTTGTTACTGATTGAGATCGATGAAATGCGCAAAATGAATAAAGAAACTGAAGTAGAAGATTATACCATGCTCGAAGAGGATTAG
- the LOC108333980 gene encoding uncharacterized protein LOC108333980: protein MRSSPSSLGSSSRSGLRLRKKHKRLDAICEEEYTRNHGELNDDNDGLNPDAGVRRSSRVRRAPVLLDASPAPPKKRRRLRKGGFDRGGESPMSLGRENRGSGGSWSSRLRSRVGNVSFRVKEEGESPRGKRKLFEGVVGKKGDDEVGKKEELEGLMPKVVKSKRPGRIKATKHDEGHEDDVSHGSLEGSKSQEVVLLSSSDEESDSESETELSGEDQMYESDGNAPSMVGNEDGDQMTDSDGSAPLMVENEERNLSNDLQMKECGDDIESSSQVEREEKVDYQLEGGKESESVGNAAEQVDNEGFVGKEVDDGENFLKDANVDKEDDVNENVLKGVSAGRNDELKHASNDKRGHLRIKEGRRCGLCGGGSDGKPPKRLAHDNGESENEAYSGSSSSEETNYDIWDGFDDEPGWLGRLLGPINDYHGITRIWVHLHCAVWSPEVYFANFGCLKNVRAALFRGRALKCTRCGRRGATTGCRVDRCPRTYHLPCARASGCIFDHRKFLIACTDHRHLFQSRGSKYLARIKKLKARKMMWEIRKRSNEACRKDIGDEERWLENCGEDEEFLKRENKRLQRDLLRIAPVYIGGSDSACENSFQGWESVAGLRDVIRCMKEVVILPLLYPELFDNLGLTPPRGVLLHGHPGTGKTLVVRALIGACARGDKRIAYFARKGADCLGKYVGDAERQLRLLFQVAEKCQPSIIFFDEIDGLAPLRTRQQDQTHSSVVSTLLALMDGLKSRGSVVVIGATNRPESVDPALRRPGRFDREIYFPLPSIEDRASILSLHTQKWPKPITGSLLEWIARKTPGFAGADLQALCTQAAINALKRNFPLQEVLSLAAQEKHSGSKPIPLPSFAVEERDWLEAVFSSPLPCSRRDAGNAANDVVCSPLPIQLTPCLLQPLCTLLVSLHLDERLWLPLPILKAVTVIKDATISALEKKKKPFDHWWLHMDEFLHEYNTVHELKRHLTCSGILSEVDGIFGSNDTVGDTNDSKLRLESPSRNHLGMRSGLFALTNKAGFRILISGDPRSGQRHLASCLLHCFIGNIEIQKIDMATILQEGHGEVVQGIAQILMKCASRQSCVVFLPKIDLWALEKHFQISERTDSCLKRGKSYFTPNQVVVKEREINNEKNSTEMANGQAITKASFAWMSFVEQVESIGVSTSLMILATSEVPYKELPCKVREFFKSYQSRDSQSTPLEHTVPRFSVQIDGNFDHDMLINLSALELLRNVVKQLVQLIHQRSHAHTGSQKGHRTCESIEICQKKVCQRKDGSDKKSEIQLESFTKVSPTPTSKSLKGKSTLLLAISTLGYQILLYPHFAELCWVTSKLKEGPCADVSGPWRGWPFNSCIIRPNNSHDKVVVSCNSGSIKSREASGLVRGLIAVGLSAYRGVYRSVREVSLDVRKVLEVLIEKINTKIQAGKDRYQYFRILSQVAYLEDMVNNWAYSLLSLEQDSHEHTTKVTPASGGLLNSHHISEKRQAEGEDCHVSVAGDGHDLKTLEESHNGIPAEMAGCIASNQNGNLDIDCDDGNASSEGSLQNHYFSEKHINNSAGAAMIANQPLYPATSQENGTLLVQHESLTARNNEEVREKLGISNNFSKSMGTQTVVLSANGVHTTLEPEKQNIEIGNGPVSDQPLIVSSSSQDTGATLSDIKSDKHDNAPDNDASSSNGSVPAESGVICLYQCCPACLHSLYHLTKKMLLKEWGMNGDQWSIEDVHDAVATLSVDLISAVRKSFVAEDFNASLNKTSRHENHETSLDCWNQRTCNAENQGKDLVPVECIFHSASEHATAIEDKALNDLKFLFRDGVLVHMDPDKDVSVHCKFQNLCLCSLRELIIMTKRPFD from the exons ATGCGATCATCGCCGTCTTCATTGGGTTCGTCGTCTCGATCGGGTTTGCGGCTTCGTAAGAAGCACAAGAGGTTGGATGCAATATGTGAGGAGGAGTACACTCGGAACCATGGTGAGTTGAATGATGATAATGATGGGTTGAATCCCGATGCAGGAGTTCGTCGGAGCTCCCGGGTTCGCCGTGCCCCGGTTCTGCTCGACGCATCTCCCGCTCCGCCGAAGAAGCGACGGAGGCTGCGGAAGGGTGGATTTGATCGTGGCGGGGAGAGTCCTATGAGTTTAGGGCGGGAAAATAGAGGTTCAGGTGGGTCTTGGAGTTCTAGGCTGAGATCAAGGGTTGGCAATGTAAGTTTTAGGGTAAAAGAGGAGGGGGAATCGCCACGTGGGAAGAGAAAGCTTTTTGAGGGTGTGGTGGGAAAGAAGGGTGATGATGAGGTTGGTAAGAAGGAGGAGTTGGAAGGTTTGATGCCGAAAGTGGTTAAGTCGAAAAGACCGGGGAGGATTAAAGCCACGAAGCACGATGAAGGGCATGAAGATGATGTGTCTCATGGGAGTTTGGAGGGGAGTAAGAGTCAGGAAGTGGTGCTTCTGTCGAGTAGTGACGAGGAGAGTGATTCTGAATCGGAAACTGAATTGTCGGGAGAGGATCAGATGTACGAATCAGATGGAAATGCCCCTTCTATGGTAGGAAATGAGGATGGGGATCAGATGACTGATTCGGATGGGAGTGCCCCTCTCATGGTAGAGAATGAGGAGAGGAACTTATCCAACGATTTGCAAATGAAGGAGTGTGGCGATGACATTGAATCGTCGTCTCAGGTGGAACGTGAAGAAAAAGTGGATTATCAGTTAGAGGGTGGGAAGGAAAGTGAAAGTGTTGGTAATGCAGCTGAACAGGTAGATAATGAAGGATTCGTTGGTAAGGAGGTTGATGATGGTGAAAATTTCTTGAAAGATGCCAATGTTGATAAGGAGGATGATGTCAATGAAAATGTCTTGAAAGGTGTAAGTGCTGGCAGGAACGATGAGTTGAAACATGCTTCAAATGACAAGCGTGGTCACCTGCGTATCAAAGAGGGCAGGCGGTGTGGTTTGTGTGGTGGAGGGAGTGATGGTAAGCCTCCAAAAAGGTTAGCTCATGATAATGGTGAAAGCGAGAATGAAGCTTATAGTGGATCGTCATCTTCAGAGGAGACTAACTATGATATCTGGGatggttttgatgatgaaccTGGTTGGCTTGGTCGTCTCTTGGGTCCTATTAATGATTACCATGGTATTACTAGAATATGGGTTCATCTGCACTGTGCTGTATGGAGTCCAGAG GTTTATTTTGCCAACTTTGGATGCTTAAAAAATGTGAGGGCTGCACTTTTCCGAGGAAGGGCATTGAAGTGCACACGCTGTGGGAGGCGAGGGGCCACCACTGGTTGTCGTGTTGATCGTTGTCCAAGAACTTATCACTTG CCTTGTGCCAGAGCTAGTGGTTGTATCTTTGACCATCGTAAGTTTCTCATTGCCTGCACAGATCATCGGCATCTTTTCCAATCTCGTGGTAGTAAATATTTAGCCCGGATAAAGAAGTTGAAGGCTAGGAAAATGATGTGGGAGATAAGGAAACGATCAAATGAAGCTTGTAGAAAAGATATTGGAGATGAAGAGAGATGGTTGGAAAATTGTGGAGAGGATGAAGAATTTTTGAAACGTGAGAACAAGAGGCTTCAACGTGATTTATTGAGAATAGCCCCAGTGTACATTGGGGGTTCAGACTCTGCCTGTGAAAATTCATTTCAGGGTTGGGAATCTGTTGCTGGGCTCAGAGATGTCATCCGTTGTATGAAAGAAGTTGTCATTTTACCTCTGTTATATCCTGAGCTATTTGATAATTTAGGGCTTACACCACCAAGAGGTGTTCTTTTGCATGGGCATCCTGGAACGGGGAAAACCTTAGTTGTCCGTGCATTGATAGGTGCATGTGCCCGTGGTGATAAACGAATTGCATATTTTGCCCGGAAAGGTGCAGATTGCTTGGGAAAATATGTTGGTGATGCCGAGCGTCAATTAAGACTATTGTTTCAGGTTGCTGAGAAATGTCAACCTTCTATAATATTCTTTGATGAAATAGATGGTCTAGCACCCCTTCGCACTAGGCAGCAAGACCAGACACATAGTTCTGTTGTGTCAACATTGCTTGCTCTTATGGATGGTCTGAAGTCTAGGGGTTCAGTTGTGGTCATAGGTGCAACAAACCGTCCTGAATCTGTTGACCCAGCGCTTAGGCGCCCTGGTAGGTTTGATCGGGAAATTTATTTCCCATTACCATCAATTGAGGACAGAGCTTCCATTCTCTCACTTCACACTCAAAAGTGGCCAAAACCAATTACCGGATCCTTGCTTGAGTGGATTGCAAGAAAAACACCAGGCTTTGCAGGTGCTGATCTCCAGGCTCTTTGTACCCAAGCAGCTATTAATGCGTTGAAGAGGAATTTTCCATTGCAAGAAGTCTTGTCTTTAGCTGCCCAAGAAAAACATTCTGGTTCTAAGCCAATTCCTCTTCCATCCTTTGCAGTGGAGGAGAGGGACTGGTTAGAGGCTGTTTTTTCTTCCCCACTACCCTGCTCTCGAAGAGATGCTGGAAATGCTGCCAATGATGTAGTATGCTCCCCTCTTCCAATCCAGCTTACTCCTTGTTTATTGCAGCCATTGTGCACTCTTCTTGTATCTCTACATCTTGATGAACGTCTATGGTTACCACTTCCCATATTAAAAGCTGTAACTGTGATAAAGGATGCTACGATTTCTGCtctggaaaaaaagaaaaagcctTTTGATCACTGGTGGTTGCATATGGATGAATTTCTTCACGAATACAACACTGTTCATGAGTTAAAGAGACATCTTACTTGTTCTGGTATTTTATCTGAGGTTGATGGCATTTTTGGTTCTAATGATACTGTGGGTGATACTAATGATAGCAAGTTGAGGCTAGAATCCCCCTCAAGGAACCATCTTGGCATGCGTAGTGGTTTATTTGCATTGACCAACAAAGCAGGATTTCGGATACTAATTTCTGGAGATCCTCGATCTGGCCAGAGACATCTTGCATCTTGTCTTCTTCACTGCTTTATTGGAAATATTGAAATACAGAAGATTGATATGGCAACTATTTTACAAGAAGGGCATGGAGAAGTGGTGCAGGGGATTGCACAAATATTAA TGAAATGTGCTAGCAGGCAATCTTGCGTAGTATTCTTGCCAAAAATTGATTTATGGGCTCTGGAGAAACATTTTCAAATCTCTGAAAGGACTGATTCGTGTTTAAAGAGAGGCAAGTCCTACTTCACACCAAACCAAGTTGTTGTGAAGGAAAGAGAGATCAATAATGAGAAAAACTCAACTGAGATGGCGAATGGCCAAGCCATCACAAAGGCTTCATTTGCTTGGATGTCATTTGTTGAGCAGGTGGAATCCATTGGTGTATCCACATCCTTGATGATTCTG GCTACTTCGGAAGTTCCCTACAAAGAACTTCCTTGCAAAGTAAGAGAATTCTTCAAGAGTTATCAATCTAGAGACAGCCAGTCAACTCCATTGGAGCATACAGTTCCTCGTTTCTCTGTGCAGATTGATGGGAATTTTGACCATGACATGTTGATCAATTTATCTGCACTAGAGCTATTGAGAAATGTAGTTAAGCAGCTGGTTCAATTGATTCATCAGAGATCTCATGCTCATACAGGTAGCCAAAAGGGCCACAGAACCTGTGAATCAATtgaaatttgtcaaaaaaaGGTATGTCAAAGAAAAGATGGATCAGACAAAAAGAGTGAAATCCAACTCGAGTCCTTTACAAAAGTATCACCAACACCAACCAGCAAGTCATTGAAGGGAAAGTCAACCCTGTTGTTGGCAATATCTACACTTGGTTATCAAATTCTCTTATACCCTCACTTTGCTGAACTTTGTTGGGTCACTTCAAAACTCAAAGAAGGTCCTTGTGCTGATGTAAGTGGACCTTGGAGGGGATGGCCTTTCAATTCTTGTATAATTCGTCCTAATAATTCACACGACAAGGTTGTAGTTTCTTGTAATTCTGGTAGCATTAAAAGCAGAGAAGCATCTGGTCTAGTCAGAGGCTTGATTGCTGTTGGTTTATCAGCTTACAGAGGTGTTTATAGATCAGTTAGGGAAGTTTCCCTGGATGTAAGGAAGGTTCTTGAGGTCTTAATTGAGAAAATCAATACCAAAATTCAAGCTGGGAAAGATAGATATCAATATTTTCGTATTTTATCTCAAGTGGCTTATTTAGAAGACATGGTCAACAACTGGGCTTACTCATTGCTAAG TCTGGAGCAGGATTCCCATGAGCATACAACAAAGGTTACACCAGCAAGTGGTGGGTTATTAAACAGTCATCACATTAGTGAAAAACGCCAAGCAGAAGGCGAGGACTGCCATGTTTCTGTTGCTGGAGATGGTCATGATTTGAAGACATTGGAGGAAAGTCATAACGGAATTCCTGCTGAAATGGCGGGGTGTATTGCCTCTAACCAAAATGGTAATTTAGATATTGATTGTGATGATGGAAATGCTAGTTCTGAAGGATCTCTACAGAAccattatttttctgaaaagcATATCAACAACTCTGCTGGTGCTGCTATGATTGCAAACCAACCTCTTTATCCGGCTACAAGTCAGGAGAATGGAACACTATTAGTACAACATGAATCTCTGACGGCTAGAAATAATGAAGAGGTGCGTGAAAAACTAGGGATTTCAAATAACTTCAGCAAATCCATGGGCACTCAAACTGTGGTTCTTTCTGCAAACGGAGTTCACACTACTTTGGAACCAGAGAAACAGAATATTGAGATTGGTAACGGTCCTGTCTCTGATCAGCCTCTTATTGTGTCCTCATCCTCGCAAGACACTGGTGCAACATTAAGTGATATCAAATCTGACAAACATGATAATGCTCCTGACAATGATGCCTCTTCAAGTAATGGTAGTGTTCCTGCTGAATCGGGGGTTATATGCTTGTATCAATGTTGCCCCGCATGTCTCCACAGTCTCTATCATTTGACAAAGAAAATGCTTCTTAAAGAGTGGGGGATGAACGGGGACCAGTGGAGTATAGAAGATGTTCATGATGCTGTTGCAACATTATCTGTGGATCTTATTTCAGCAGTTAGAAAAAGCTTTGTGGCTGAAGATTTCAATGCTTCATTAAATAAAACCTCAAGGCATGAAAATCATGAAACATCTCTTGATTGTTGGAACCAGAGAACGTGTAATGCTGAAAACCAAGGCAAGGATTTAGTGCCTGTCGAATGTATTTTTCACTCTGCAAGCGAACATGCAACTGCAATTGAAGATAAGGCACTGAATgatcttaaatttcttttcagaGATGGTGTACTTGTTCATATGGACCCTGACAAGGATGTCTCAGTTCACTGTAAATTTCAGAACTTGTGCCTTTGTTCTCTTAGAGAGTTGATAATAATGACAAAGCGACCTTTTGATTAG